In one window of Methanoculleus thermophilus DNA:
- the cas1c gene encoding type I-C CRISPR-associated endonuclease Cas1c encodes MRKLLNTLYVTTPESYLARDGENVVVRVENEEKFRIPIHNLEAIVCFGYMGASPQLMQLCTENNVSLSFLSPSGRFLGRVSGRVRGNVLLRRTQYLRADNREESLEIAKAFIIGKLVNCRTVLGRGIRDHGAVIDCDKVRAADALLIENLLKIEDCTSADMLRGIEGNCAKFYFVTLDELILKQKDDFYLVERNRRPPLDNMNALLSFLYTLLAHDLESALETVGLDPYVGFFHTDRPGRPSLALDMMEELRPFMADRLALNLVNMKQISGRDFMKKENGGVILTDDGRKAVIAAWQKRKREMITHPYLNEKIPIGLLPYVQAMLMARFLRGDIDGYPPFFMN; translated from the coding sequence ATGAGGAAACTCCTGAACACACTCTACGTAACCACGCCGGAGTCCTACCTGGCCCGCGACGGTGAGAACGTCGTTGTCAGGGTCGAGAACGAGGAGAAGTTCCGTATTCCTATCCATAATCTTGAGGCCATTGTCTGTTTCGGCTACATGGGGGCCAGTCCTCAACTGATGCAGCTCTGCACCGAGAATAATGTCAGCCTCTCATTTTTATCGCCGTCTGGAAGGTTTCTGGGACGGGTCAGCGGCCGGGTGCGCGGCAATGTTTTGCTGCGGCGGACTCAGTACCTGCGAGCGGACAATCGCGAGGAGTCTCTGGAAATAGCAAAGGCTTTCATCATTGGTAAACTCGTGAACTGCCGAACAGTCCTCGGGAGAGGTATTCGCGATCACGGGGCGGTCATCGATTGCGATAAGGTTCGAGCGGCGGATGCTCTGCTGATCGAGAACCTCTTAAAGATCGAGGATTGCACCTCTGCAGATATGCTCCGGGGGATCGAGGGGAACTGCGCTAAATTCTACTTCGTCACTCTTGATGAGTTGATCCTCAAGCAGAAGGATGATTTTTACCTGGTTGAACGAAACCGGAGGCCGCCGCTGGACAATATGAATGCGCTGCTCTCTTTTCTGTATACGCTCCTTGCCCACGATCTTGAGTCCGCCCTGGAGACTGTGGGGCTCGATCCTTACGTTGGGTTCTTCCACACCGACAGGCCCGGGCGGCCGAGCCTGGCGCTCGATATGATGGAGGAGCTTCGCCCGTTCATGGCTGACCGTCTGGCGCTGAACCTTGTGAATATGAAGCAGATCAGCGGCAGGGATTTCATGAAGAAAGAGAATGGTGGGGTCATTCTGACCGACGATGGGCGTAAGGCGGTGATTGCTGCCTGGCAAAAGCGCAAACGGGAGATGATCACGCACCCGTATCTGAACGAGAAGATACCCATCGGACTGCTACCGTACGTGCAGGCGATGCTGATGGCCCGTTTCCTGCGGGGTGATATTGACGGCTATCCGCCGTTCTTCATGAACTGA
- the cas2 gene encoding CRISPR-associated endonuclease Cas2, with the protein MMVLITYDVNTETEEGKKRLRKVAKECVNYGQRVQNSVFECLVDPAQFAKLKHTLCEIIDEEKDSLRFYYLGKNWKNRVEHYGAKAGYDPEGLLIT; encoded by the coding sequence ATGATGGTTCTGATCACGTACGATGTCAATACTGAGACTGAAGAGGGAAAAAAGCGCCTTCGCAAGGTGGCAAAGGAGTGTGTGAACTATGGTCAACGGGTTCAGAACTCAGTCTTTGAGTGTCTGGTCGATCCTGCCCAGTTTGCGAAACTTAAACATACCCTCTGTGAAATAATTGACGAAGAGAAAGACAGCCTCCGGTTCTACTACCTGGGTAAGAACTGGAAGAACCGGGTGGAGCACTACGGTGCAAAAGCGGGGTACGATCCAGAAGGTTTATTAATTACGTAA